Proteins encoded by one window of Aphidius gifuensis isolate YNYX2018 linkage group LG2, ASM1490517v1, whole genome shotgun sequence:
- the LOC122848740 gene encoding mitochondrial fission process protein 1 has product MQDKNYQGDIFRDGPLRYLGYTNEVGEAFRSLIPKSLVWTSYVIASGYVISDTIHKGQKEYQKQKNDNENKISNVLLSTADTLLWQSFASVIVPGITINRICATVQYLQKYSKKTAMKSRWLSTAIGLISIPLIIRPIDRGADQAMNATFRKWTGYQPHKNHHD; this is encoded by the exons atgcagGATAAAAATTACCAAGGAGATATTTTTCGTGATGGTCCTTTGAGATATTTAg gcTATACAAATGAGGTGGGTGAAGCATTCAGAAGTCTTATTCCAAAATCACTTGTTTGGACCAGTTATGTCATTGCAAGTGGTTACGTAATTTCTGACACAATACACAAAGGACAAAAAGAATATCAA aaacaaaaaaatgataatgagaataaaatatcaaatgtttTACTATCAACTGCTGATACACTTTTGTGGCAAAGTTTTGCATCAGTTATTGTACCTGGTATAACAATTAATAGAATATGTGCAACAGTAcagtatttacaaaaatatagtaaaaaaacagCTATGAAAAGTCGATGGTTATCAACTGCAATTGGTCTTATTTCAATTCCATTGATTATTCGTCCAATTGACAGAGGTGCTGATCAAGCTATGAATGCAACATTTAGAAAATGGACTGGTTATCAACCAcacaaaaatcatcatgattaa